The DNA sequence AGCATCTGGGGCAGGAACTGGTCGCGGGTGGCCTCGCGGATCTCGGCGGCACCGGCGCGTACCAGTGCCAGGTGCCAGTCGCCCGCTGCCGCGATCGACAGCCGTTGCGTGAGCGCTGCACTCATTTCGTCGAGACGCCCGGCCTCGAGCCACAGTTCCATGGCCATGCCGCGCTCGTCGCGGCGCACCAGGTGCATGCCGTCGTGTGTCGCGACCCCGCCCATGGTGGCAGGTGCCGCCGCAAACCACGGTGCAAGTGCCGCGTTCAGATCGCCACCCAGCAGACCGATGCAGCACAGCCCGGGTTGCACGGGCGCGATCCTCACGCGCGAGAACACCGCGTACTTGTTCAGCACCGCGATGGTCGAGTCGATGATATCCGTGCGCAGGCGAAGGACGATGCGTTCGGGTGTTGGCCGCCATACCAGGAAACTGCTGATGACGCGTCCCTTGATCGTGCAGCAAGCGCCCGGCAACACGCGATCCGGCGCCGCTTCCGGCACGTTGCAACTCAGTTGTCCCTGCAGGAACTGGCAGGCGTTGGCTCCTTCGACCGCGACAAATCCGTATTCGGGCAACACGATTGCGCGTGCTGCGTCCTGATTGAAGGTGGAAGGCAGTTGCGTTGATCTGGCTTGCATTGGCGAGGTCGGCATCCGGTGAACGGGAGGCCGGGTATAATAATCCATTCGCCCCGCGCCCCGGACCCCGATCAATGAACGACGATGCAATCGATGAGCGCCGGGTTCGCTGGCACAGCCGGCGCGGCATGCTCGAGCTGGACCTGGTGCTGATGCCGTTTGCCGAGCAGGTTTACCCGGGGCTCGATGACAGCGACAAGCTGCGCTATCGTGAGCTGCTGGCGTGCGAGGACGCCGACCTTTTTGCCTGGATCCTTCATCGCGAGCCGGTTTCGGCACCGGAACTCGCCCATATCATAGGGTTGGTACTGGACCATGGAAGGCCCCGTATTGAGCATTCGAATTAGGGAGTCGAGGCAACTGCTGACGCTTCTGGCGCTGCTGCACGGCGTTGCGATCGCCGCGCTTCCCGGGGTGAATTTGCCTGTCGCGGCGCTCCTGGCGCTGGCGCTGCTGGTTGCGGCAAGCCTTGCGCGTATCGCGATTGCCGGCCTCCGCGCGCTGCGCGGCGCCGGCGTGCTGCTCGAGTTCCGTTCGGGGCAGTGGTGGGTCGACGGCTGCGCGGCGATGCTGATGAATGACAGCAGCATGTTGCCGGGACTGCTGGTGCTGAGGCTGCGCACCGCCAACGGCATATGCACGCTGCGGGTGCTCCCGGACTGCGTGAATTCCCGCGCGCGCCGACGCCTGCGCGTGCTGTTGCGTCACGGGCTCAGCACGGTGTCCTCGGCACGCGCGGCGGTTTCGGGGTAATCGAGCGTGAAGTGCAGGCCGCGGCTTTCCTTGCGCGCCAAGGCGCTGCGGATGATCAACTCCGCCACCAGGGCGAGGTTGCGCAATTCGATCAGGTCGCCCGAAACGCGGTAATTGCTGTAGTACTCCGCGATCTCCTGCTGCAGCAGCGTGGCGCGGTTCAATGCGCGCTGCAGACGTTTGGTGGTACGCACGATTCCCACATAATCCCACATGAAGCGGCGCAGTTCGCCCCAGTTGTGCGAGATCACCACGTCTTCGTCGGAATCCCTGACCTGCGAGGCATCCCAGTCGGGCAATCTGGCGCCAGTCCTGACCTGATCGAAGGCCGCGAGAATGCTCAGTGCCGTGGCGCGCGCGAACACGAAGCACTCGAGCAGCGAATTGCTGGCCATGCGATTCGCTCCGTGCAGCCCGGTCATTGCGGTCTCTCCGACCGCGTAGAGGCCCGCCAGGTCGGTCTGCCCCGAGCAGTCGATCAGCACACCACCACAGGTGTAGTGCGCCGCCGGAACCACCGGCAGTGGCTCACGGCTCATGTCCAGGCCGAATTCCAGGCAGCGTGCGTAAATGGTCGGAAAATGCGCGCGCACGAATTCCTCGCCCTTGTGGCTGATGTCGAGATACACGCAATCGATGCCAAGGCGCTTCATTTCATGGTCGATCGCACGCGCCACGATATCGCGTGGCGCGAGTTCGGCCTGGGGATGAAAACGTGGCATGAAGCGCTCGCCGTCGGGCAGCAGCAGCAGGCCGCCTTCGCCCCGCACGGCTTCGGAGATCAGGAAGGATTTCGCGCGCGGATGGAACAGGCAGGTCGGATGAAACTGGTTGAACTCGAGATTGCCCACCCGGCATCCGGCGCGCCAGGCCATGGCAATGCCGTCGCCGGTCGCGGTATCGGGGTTGGTGGTGTAGAGGTAGACCTTGCTCGCCCCACCCGTGGCCAGCACCACGAAGCGTGCCGCGAACAGATCGACCGAGGAGTGCTCGGTGTCGAGCACGTAGGCTCCGGCGCAGCGCTCGTTGTCCAGGATCAGGTTGACGGCGATATGGCGCTCGAAAAATTCGATGTCGGGGTTGCGCCGCGCCTGCTCGATCAGCGTGTCGGAGACGGCCCGGCCGGTGGCATCCGCGGCATGGATGATCCGCCGGCGGCTATGCCCGCCCTCCATGGTGAGATGATATTCCTCGTTGCCGTCGGTCTTGACCAGCTTGGTGAACGCGACCCCGAGGTCGATCAGCCACTGGATACTCTCGTTGCTGTGCTCGACGGTGAAGCGCACCACGTCCTCGTGACACAAGCCGGCGCCCGCGCGCAGCGTGTCGGCGACGTGGGCGTCGATGCTGTCCTCGGTGTCGAGCACCGCGGCGATCCCGCCCTGCGCCCAGGACGTGGAACCCTCCGCCAGCTCACCCTTGCAGATCACCGCGACCCTTGCCCGTCCGGCAACCTGGATCGCGACGCTCAGGCCGGCCGCGCCGCTGCCGATCACGAGCACATCATGGGAGTAGCGGCGCGGCGCGCCTGGTATCTGCTGCATCGGGGAGTACATCGGTCCGCTGGAGAGCGCGCGGAATATAGCACAGCACGCGCGGCACACCGGAACGCGCCGCGCCCCGGCCGGCCCTGCCTTTTGTCTTTGGCTGACCGAGAACGTATATTAGGTGCCCTGCGCCCTGGCGCGGGACATATCTCATCAATGGAATGGAGTCCTCCGATGATTCCCGGGGAGGAAGCGGATCAACAACTCGTCGAGCGGGTACAGAAAGGCGACAAGCGGGCCTTCGAGGTGCTGGTGCTCAAGTATCGGCACCGGATTTTCTCGCTGGTGTTGCGTTTCGTGCGTGATCCGGACGAAGTCCAGGACGTGGTGCAGGAAGCCTTCATCAAGGCCTACCGCGCCCTGCCGGCGTTTCGCGGCGACAGCGCGTTCTACACCTGGCTGTACCGCATCGCGATCAATACCGCGAAGAATCACCTGGTATCACGTTCGCGCCGCCCGCCCGGGGTCGATATCGAGGTCGAGGACGCGGAGTATCTCGAGGGTGCGGGATCCTTGCGCGACAACGCCGATCCGGAGAGCCTGCTGGCGACCGAGCAGTTGCGGGCCGCAGTGGATGGCGCGATCCGGCGCCTGCCCGAGGATCTGCGCACGGCACTCACCCTGCGCGAGTACGAGGGCCTCAGTTACGAGGAGATTGCCGAGGTGATGCGTTGTCCGGTCGGAACGGTGCGCTCGCGGATCTTCCGTGCCCGCGAGGCGGTGGATGCGGAAATACTTCCGCTGCTCTGAGGGAACTAAAATGCTTCCCCGGTATCCGAACGGGTGGCACAGATGCGTTGGGGGAGTGTGTTGAGCGATTCGAACAATGCGTTGCGGGAGATGGTCTCGGCCCTGGTGGATGGCGAGGCCAGCGAGTTCGAGTGTCGACGGGTGTTGGCCGGGATGGACGATCCCGCGTTGCGCGGCCTCGTGGACCGGCATTACAGCCTGCGCGCGGTGGTACGGCAAGAGGCACAGCTGCTGTGCCCGGCGCCGCTCGGCGCGAACATTCTTGCCGCGCTGGAACAGGAACCGGCACTGCGCGCCGCGTCGGCGGCCCCCGCGGGCAACCGCTGGCGCATGCGTGCCGGCGGCGCGGCGGT is a window from the Gammaproteobacteria bacterium genome containing:
- a CDS encoding folate-binding protein YgfZ; translated protein: MQARSTQLPSTFNQDAARAIVLPEYGFVAVEGANACQFLQGQLSCNVPEAAPDRVLPGACCTIKGRVISSFLVWRPTPERIVLRLRTDIIDSTIAVLNKYAVFSRVRIAPVQPGLCCIGLLGGDLNAALAPWFAAAPATMGGVATHDGMHLVRRDERGMAMELWLEAGRLDEMSAALTQRLSIAAAGDWHLALVRAGAAEIREATRDQFLPQMLGYEYGGALSFRKGCYTGQEIVARTHYKGTLKRHLQRFECRAGEPPLPGEELREAISGRLAGAIVEVAPSAAGSWELLAVVADEALGSGLQTAAASALVLLPLTRAMI
- the nadB gene encoding L-aspartate oxidase — encoded protein: MQQIPGAPRRYSHDVLVIGSGAAGLSVAIQVAGRARVAVICKGELAEGSTSWAQGGIAAVLDTEDSIDAHVADTLRAGAGLCHEDVVRFTVEHSNESIQWLIDLGVAFTKLVKTDGNEEYHLTMEGGHSRRRIIHAADATGRAVSDTLIEQARRNPDIEFFERHIAVNLILDNERCAGAYVLDTEHSSVDLFAARFVVLATGGASKVYLYTTNPDTATGDGIAMAWRAGCRVGNLEFNQFHPTCLFHPRAKSFLISEAVRGEGGLLLLPDGERFMPRFHPQAELAPRDIVARAIDHEMKRLGIDCVYLDISHKGEEFVRAHFPTIYARCLEFGLDMSREPLPVVPAAHYTCGGVLIDCSGQTDLAGLYAVGETAMTGLHGANRMASNSLLECFVFARATALSILAAFDQVRTGARLPDWDASQVRDSDEDVVISHNWGELRRFMWDYVGIVRTTKRLQRALNRATLLQQEIAEYYSNYRVSGDLIELRNLALVAELIIRSALARKESRGLHFTLDYPETAARAEDTVLSP
- the rpoE gene encoding RNA polymerase sigma factor RpoE, giving the protein MIPGEEADQQLVERVQKGDKRAFEVLVLKYRHRIFSLVLRFVRDPDEVQDVVQEAFIKAYRALPAFRGDSAFYTWLYRIAINTAKNHLVSRSRRPPGVDIEVEDAEYLEGAGSLRDNADPESLLATEQLRAAVDGAIRRLPEDLRTALTLREYEGLSYEEIAEVMRCPVGTVRSRIFRAREAVDAEILPLL
- a CDS encoding succinate dehydrogenase assembly factor 2, with protein sequence MNDDAIDERRVRWHSRRGMLELDLVLMPFAEQVYPGLDDSDKLRYRELLACEDADLFAWILHREPVSAPELAHIIGLVLDHGRPRIEHSN